In a single window of the Terriglobus roseus genome:
- a CDS encoding cytochrome c3 family protein, which yields MRRRLALLLIVIVGILLALAAGIRLRGFRANSTPSAAESLLARTVRDFAIPSEAHRAANPYQQDALTVERGRDAYRQACAGCHGVDLRGETAIGQSIYPRVPNLRSARTQSLTDGDLHYIIENGVQLSGMPALARPHSEGAAWELVSYLRTTGEHAPGDTVASADAHYIGSANCQRCHAEIYARWQQTTMANVVRDPKTHPDAILPDLSTNKVAPFTREQVAFVYGSRWKQRYFTHVGDDYYPLPVQWDIGNKKWLPYHVPDKGGDWWAAFYPTDNMQRPTSATCDGCHSVDFNLQTKKVAEWNVGCERCHGPGSDHAAHPTRANIQNPGAMDDVSANDTCISCHSQGRPRAGLIDGKAVDWPVGYKPGLKLADFWKLEDTTLGQTDFLHFADGTAHKNRMQGNDFVQSTMYRHGVTCSSCHDPHGSANAAQLRKPADKICLDCHAAGSANGPHTATLEDHTHHKAGSAGSQCVACHMPKIETEGVPGAFVSAHTFRFITPGMTDQYKMPNPCTTCHQEKTTAWAGDALRKWTSTSPWRVAD from the coding sequence ATGCGCCGACGACTGGCCCTTCTGCTGATCGTGATCGTTGGAATCCTGCTGGCGTTAGCCGCGGGCATTCGGCTGCGCGGATTCCGCGCCAACTCGACGCCCTCTGCGGCTGAGTCTCTCCTCGCGCGCACGGTTCGCGATTTCGCCATCCCAAGCGAAGCGCACCGCGCGGCGAATCCTTATCAGCAGGACGCCCTCACGGTAGAACGTGGTCGCGATGCGTATCGACAGGCCTGCGCGGGATGCCACGGCGTGGATCTTCGAGGTGAAACGGCCATCGGCCAATCCATCTACCCGCGTGTGCCGAATCTGCGATCCGCGCGTACACAGTCGCTTACCGACGGCGACCTGCACTACATCATCGAGAATGGCGTCCAGCTGAGTGGCATGCCTGCGCTGGCAAGGCCGCACTCGGAAGGCGCTGCCTGGGAGCTCGTCAGCTACCTTCGCACAACCGGCGAACACGCTCCCGGCGACACGGTAGCTTCTGCCGACGCACACTACATTGGTTCGGCCAACTGCCAGCGATGCCATGCGGAGATCTACGCGCGGTGGCAGCAGACCACCATGGCCAACGTGGTACGCGATCCAAAGACGCACCCCGACGCTATTCTTCCAGATCTTTCCACCAACAAGGTTGCGCCTTTCACGCGCGAGCAGGTCGCCTTCGTCTACGGCAGCCGGTGGAAGCAGCGCTACTTTACCCACGTCGGCGACGACTACTACCCGCTGCCCGTGCAGTGGGACATCGGGAACAAGAAGTGGCTGCCCTACCACGTGCCCGACAAGGGCGGCGACTGGTGGGCAGCCTTCTATCCCACGGACAACATGCAGCGCCCAACCAGTGCCACCTGCGACGGCTGCCACTCCGTCGACTTCAATCTTCAGACCAAGAAAGTCGCCGAGTGGAACGTAGGCTGCGAGCGTTGCCACGGCCCCGGCAGCGATCACGCCGCACATCCCACGCGCGCCAACATCCAGAACCCCGGCGCCATGGATGACGTCAGCGCGAACGACACCTGTATCTCCTGCCACTCGCAGGGACGCCCCCGCGCCGGCCTCATCGACGGCAAAGCTGTGGATTGGCCCGTCGGCTACAAGCCCGGTCTGAAACTCGCTGACTTCTGGAAACTCGAAGACACCACCCTCGGCCAGACCGACTTCCTGCACTTCGCCGACGGTACCGCCCACAAGAACCGCATGCAGGGCAACGACTTCGTGCAGAGCACCATGTATCGTCACGGCGTCACCTGCAGCAGCTGCCACGATCCCCACGGCAGCGCCAACGCGGCACAGCTACGCAAGCCCGCCGACAAGATCTGCCTGGACTGCCATGCAGCCGGCTCCGCCAACGGGCCGCACACCGCCACGCTGGAAGATCACACGCACCACAAGGCAGGCAGCGCCGGCAGCCAGTGCGTCGCGTGTCACATGCCGAAGATCGAAACGGAAGGAGTTCCCGGCGCCTTCGTCAGCGCCCACACCTTCCGCTTCATCACCCCCGGCATGACCGACCAGTACAAGATGCCGAATCCATGCACCACCTGCCACCAGGAGAAAACAACAGCCTGGGCAGGCGATGCACTACGCAAATGGACCTCCACTTCGCCCTGGCGGGTGGCCGATTAG
- a CDS encoding ring-cleaving dioxygenase, translated as MTPISGLHHVTAIASNPQANLDFYTQVLGLRLVKKTVNFDDPGTYHFYFGDDAGSPGTILTFFPWPGARRGLAGAGEVTHTAFSVPKTSIAYWEQRLTAQGVLVEHTGVRFAANNGGEDVLTFADPDGMKLEIVGHSDAAAADRAPRYSDVPVEHSIRGFFGVTMLQRDAAATEATLNMMGFTKTAAEGNRLRFASPAGNSVGNAIDIVVKADAGYGRSGAGSVHHIAFRTPTDDTQLEWREKIAQTLSVTTVQDREYFHSIYFREPGGVLFEMATDAPGFAIDEPIETLGEALRIPPWFEPQRAAIEQRLIPVTLTKAEVTA; from the coding sequence ATGACACCCATTTCTGGACTGCACCATGTGACCGCGATTGCTTCCAATCCGCAGGCGAACCTTGATTTCTACACGCAGGTTCTGGGGCTGCGACTGGTCAAGAAGACCGTTAACTTCGACGATCCGGGAACATACCACTTCTACTTTGGCGACGATGCCGGTTCGCCCGGTACCATCCTCACCTTCTTTCCCTGGCCGGGAGCCAGGCGCGGTCTGGCCGGCGCCGGTGAAGTCACGCACACGGCTTTCTCCGTGCCAAAGACCTCGATCGCCTATTGGGAACAGCGGCTGACCGCGCAGGGCGTGCTGGTCGAGCACACGGGCGTTCGCTTTGCCGCGAACAACGGCGGCGAAGACGTGTTGACGTTCGCTGACCCGGACGGCATGAAGCTGGAGATCGTCGGACACAGCGATGCAGCGGCTGCGGATCGTGCACCGCGCTACAGCGATGTACCGGTAGAGCACAGCATCCGGGGCTTCTTTGGTGTGACGATGTTGCAGCGCGATGCTGCGGCTACGGAGGCGACGCTCAACATGATGGGCTTCACAAAGACGGCAGCGGAAGGCAATCGTCTGCGCTTCGCATCTCCTGCAGGCAACTCTGTCGGGAACGCGATCGACATCGTCGTGAAGGCAGACGCAGGCTACGGCCGCAGCGGTGCGGGATCGGTGCATCACATCGCCTTCCGTACGCCGACGGACGACACGCAGCTCGAGTGGCGCGAGAAGATCGCACAGACACTGTCTGTGACAACCGTGCAGGATCGTGAGTACTTTCATTCGATCTACTTCCGCGAGCCGGGTGGGGTGTTGTTCGAGATGGCGACGGACGCTCCGGGCTTCGCCATCGATGAGCCGATCGAGACGCTGGGTGAAGCGCTCCGCATTCCACCGTGGTTTGAACCGCAGCGTGCTGCGATCGAGCAGCGGCTGATTCCCGTAACACTGACGAAGGCGGAGGTGACAGCATGA
- a CDS encoding alpha/beta hydrolase: protein MSGPHDLSQVLSAGEPVAEATGAVVLLHGRGASARDILGLSNAFGGLGLAFVAPEAAGHTWYPQSFLAPRSANEPYLTSALDKIRRVVDGLVAGGIPTERIVISGFSQGACLSTEFVASHPARYAGLIAFTGGLVGPLGSDLHHAGELHGTPALLMSGDPDPHVPWSRVEESAVQLKAMGAEVTAIRYPGRQHTVSQDEIAHARGLLEKAFSPNASI, encoded by the coding sequence ATGAGCGGACCGCATGATCTGAGCCAGGTCCTTTCGGCGGGCGAGCCGGTGGCGGAGGCCACCGGCGCCGTCGTCCTGCTGCATGGCCGCGGCGCTTCGGCGCGGGACATCCTTGGGCTGAGCAACGCCTTTGGTGGTCTCGGACTCGCGTTCGTCGCTCCGGAAGCTGCCGGACATACGTGGTATCCGCAGTCGTTCCTGGCGCCTCGCTCGGCGAACGAACCATACCTGACTTCGGCGCTGGATAAGATCCGGCGCGTGGTCGATGGCCTGGTCGCCGGCGGCATACCGACGGAACGCATCGTGATCAGCGGCTTCTCGCAGGGCGCATGCCTTTCGACGGAGTTCGTTGCATCGCATCCCGCACGCTATGCCGGCTTGATCGCCTTCACCGGAGGTCTGGTCGGGCCGCTGGGCAGTGACCTGCACCATGCAGGCGAGCTGCACGGCACGCCGGCGCTGCTGATGAGCGGCGATCCGGATCCGCACGTGCCCTGGTCGCGCGTGGAAGAGTCGGCTGTGCAACTGAAGGCTATGGGCGCGGAGGTGACGGCGATTCGCTACCCGGGCCGTCAACACACCGTCAGCCAGGACGAGATCGCACATGCCCGAGGACTTCTCGAAAAAGCCTTCTCGCCGAATGCGTCGATTTAG
- a CDS encoding MarR family winged helix-turn-helix transcriptional regulator: MSTVNEPTTNEEHFTSAASLWLVLMKAYRSMEGYIESTVSTMGIGLSDFMIMEALLHKGSMSMSQLGEKVLLANPSMTAAVDRLQKLGYVSRCSDATDRRIRTVDLTKEGRRVIRKIFAQHELDLEQVMAGVCPTHRESVRTALKTIGLAAKARTTNA, encoded by the coding sequence ATGAGCACCGTGAACGAGCCGACTACGAACGAAGAACACTTCACCTCCGCCGCAAGCCTCTGGCTGGTGCTGATGAAGGCCTACCGTTCCATGGAGGGCTATATCGAGAGCACGGTATCCACCATGGGCATCGGTCTCAGCGACTTCATGATCATGGAAGCCCTGTTGCACAAGGGCTCCATGAGCATGTCGCAGCTGGGCGAGAAGGTGTTGCTGGCGAACCCGTCGATGACGGCTGCCGTGGACCGGCTGCAGAAGCTCGGCTATGTGTCGCGCTGCAGCGATGCGACGGATCGTCGCATCCGCACCGTGGACCTTACGAAGGAAGGCCGCAGGGTCATCCGGAAGATCTTCGCGCAGCACGAATTGGATCTTGAACAAGTGATGGCGGGCGTCTGTCCCACGCATCGCGAGAGTGTGCGAACCGCGTTGAAGACCATTGGACTTGCGGCAAAAGCCCGAACCACGAATGCCTGA
- a CDS encoding tetratricopeptide repeat protein yields the protein MPVRLGQRHFLLTTAALLLLAILHTLWATSLDSFTIDEPYHITAGATYLRWGDYRINPEHPPLVKLVAALAEPASVLHIAPFTPLNDKYQERVYTQTAVFTASDYHRVQRRARFAMIVFHTLLLGLLTWLLRRVFSAAMALATLLFLALDPTVSAHMPVVMTDLPVALLGTICCCLTVLALRCRRWLDWLLLGLGIGLLLGTKHSAPLIVLPLLTGSLAVLLWQTFQRHRADGPRQFERLFVAAVLAMAVLWSLYGFRFHESRERDAKGGYVETYNRPLDAKIHDLRSPVLRGALTTATRLRLVPRAYLWGLADTLRAGVEGRPSLIRAFGRDYIDHAPWWIPFADLFVKLPLPFLALAIAGIVMYAARKVPGKIARPLSVFFAMLIVFLTFIAKNGIFYAGLRHWLFAVPLLAIFAACAAVACLEHPGRFIRAIPLAALLLIALPTLPQRRIWEYHNILAGGSGNAWRYFDNESIDLGQRSDEIAAFYKANMAPVDPLYGYWTVREQLKAQGVREWEPTPEQVADGYVTGWFVSRAPWLPAQNWKHIEIFRNVTPVARVGNVFFYKGRFYLPFMAGGVINRQAFRLLQEKDGDRAKAEAYFKRGVQLDPEATGAFIELGNFALLRKDKSGALTHYRAAVNAEKDSETVRQAIRDYIKTVEAHPVGEVPPMRRPSLE from the coding sequence ATGCCAGTACGTCTCGGCCAACGGCACTTTCTGCTCACAACGGCTGCACTTCTGCTGCTTGCCATACTGCACACGCTGTGGGCCACCAGCCTCGACAGCTTCACCATTGATGAGCCCTATCACATCACCGCGGGCGCAACCTATCTGCGGTGGGGCGACTATCGCATCAATCCGGAACATCCTCCGCTCGTGAAGCTGGTCGCCGCGCTGGCCGAGCCGGCGTCCGTACTGCACATCGCGCCCTTCACACCGCTGAACGACAAGTATCAGGAGCGCGTGTACACACAGACCGCCGTGTTCACAGCCAGCGACTATCACCGCGTGCAGCGCAGAGCACGCTTCGCGATGATCGTCTTCCACACTCTCCTGCTTGGCCTTCTGACATGGCTGCTGCGCCGTGTCTTCTCTGCCGCGATGGCACTGGCGACGCTGCTCTTTCTGGCACTGGATCCGACGGTCAGCGCCCACATGCCAGTGGTCATGACAGACCTTCCGGTGGCGCTGCTTGGCACCATCTGCTGCTGCCTGACCGTGCTGGCGCTCCGCTGCCGTCGATGGCTGGACTGGCTGCTGCTCGGTCTTGGCATCGGTCTCTTGCTCGGCACGAAACACTCTGCACCATTGATCGTGCTGCCCCTGCTGACAGGTTCTCTCGCTGTCCTGCTGTGGCAAACCTTCCAGCGGCACCGTGCCGACGGTCCACGACAGTTCGAGCGGCTCTTCGTCGCAGCAGTGCTTGCAATGGCAGTCCTGTGGAGTCTCTACGGGTTCCGCTTCCATGAGAGCCGCGAACGCGACGCGAAGGGCGGCTACGTCGAGACCTACAACCGCCCACTGGATGCGAAGATCCACGACCTTCGCTCGCCCGTTCTGCGAGGTGCGCTGACGACGGCAACGCGACTGCGACTGGTGCCACGCGCTTACCTGTGGGGTTTGGCCGACACGCTGCGCGCCGGTGTCGAGGGCCGCCCGAGCCTGATCCGCGCCTTCGGCCGCGACTACATCGACCACGCGCCATGGTGGATCCCCTTCGCCGACCTGTTCGTGAAGCTGCCGCTCCCCTTCCTTGCGCTCGCAATCGCAGGCATCGTCATGTACGCAGCGCGCAAAGTGCCCGGCAAGATCGCGCGGCCACTCTCTGTGTTCTTTGCCATGCTCATCGTCTTCCTGACGTTCATTGCAAAGAACGGCATCTTCTACGCGGGTTTGCGTCACTGGCTCTTTGCCGTGCCGCTGCTCGCCATCTTCGCCGCGTGCGCCGCCGTCGCCTGTCTGGAACATCCAGGCCGCTTCATACGGGCGATCCCGCTGGCAGCGCTGCTGCTCATCGCCCTGCCGACACTGCCGCAGCGGCGCATCTGGGAATACCACAACATCCTCGCGGGCGGCAGCGGCAATGCCTGGCGCTACTTCGACAACGAGAGCATTGACCTGGGCCAGCGCAGTGATGAGATCGCCGCCTTCTACAAAGCGAACATGGCACCCGTCGATCCGCTCTACGGCTACTGGACGGTACGAGAACAGTTAAAAGCGCAAGGTGTCCGGGAGTGGGAGCCCACACCGGAACAGGTGGCCGACGGCTACGTGACCGGCTGGTTCGTTAGCCGCGCACCCTGGCTGCCCGCACAGAACTGGAAGCACATCGAAATCTTTCGCAACGTGACTCCCGTCGCACGCGTGGGCAATGTCTTCTTCTATAAGGGCCGGTTCTATCTGCCGTTCATGGCAGGTGGCGTTATCAATCGCCAGGCCTTCCGTCTCTTGCAGGAGAAGGACGGGGACCGCGCCAAGGCGGAAGCCTACTTCAAGCGCGGTGTCCAACTGGATCCCGAGGCCACGGGCGCCTTCATCGAACTCGGGAACTTTGCCCTGCTCAGAAAAGATAAATCCGGGGCCCTGACGCATTACCGCGCAGCCGTGAACGCCGAAAAGGACAGCGAAACCGTCCGCCAGGCAATCCGCGACTACATCAAGACCGTGGAAGCACACCCAGTCGGCGAAGTCCCTCCCATGCGTCGCCCCAGCCTGGAGTAG
- the gcvT gene encoding glycine cleavage system aminomethyltransferase GcvT has product MTDAAAHPLRRTALFNTHKSLKAKMVDFGGWEMPVEYSGLVAEHNAVRTAVGVFDVSHMGCIQLRGPGSLDAVQKLLMNDASKLQVGQAHYSAMLTPEGTFVDDVVLHKLSDNDYLIVINAGTREKDIQWVRQTIGSMPSVHINDFSDMYTQIAIQGPKAAETLQKLTDTDLSAIKNYWFTWGKVAGYYNVLIARTGYTAEDGFEIYIPSDEATSADVWQKVFAAGEEFGIVPAGLGARNTLRLEGSMALYGHEISDEINVFEAGLNRYCKLDKESDFVGKAALLAASTSEPKRKLVGLEMVDRGIARDGYLVRTLEGEEIGVVTSGSPSPTLKKNIAMAFVPPAEATLDNVVAVEIRGNLVKAKVVPTPFYKRVRTPKPAAAATA; this is encoded by the coding sequence ATGACCGACGCCGCTGCACACCCACTTCGCCGCACCGCCCTGTTCAACACTCACAAGTCCCTGAAGGCGAAGATGGTCGACTTTGGCGGCTGGGAGATGCCGGTGGAGTACAGCGGCCTGGTCGCGGAGCATAACGCGGTGCGCACCGCCGTTGGCGTCTTCGATGTTTCGCACATGGGCTGCATCCAGCTGCGTGGACCCGGCTCCCTCGACGCCGTACAGAAGCTGCTGATGAATGACGCCAGCAAGCTGCAGGTTGGCCAGGCGCACTACAGCGCCATGCTGACGCCCGAAGGAACCTTCGTCGATGACGTCGTCCTGCACAAGCTCAGCGATAACGACTACCTCATCGTCATCAACGCAGGCACCCGCGAGAAAGACATCCAGTGGGTTCGCCAGACCATCGGCAGCATGCCCTCCGTCCACATCAATGACTTCAGCGACATGTACACGCAGATCGCGATTCAGGGCCCGAAGGCCGCGGAAACGCTGCAGAAGCTGACCGACACCGACCTCTCTGCCATCAAGAACTACTGGTTCACCTGGGGCAAGGTCGCCGGCTATTACAACGTGCTGATCGCGCGCACGGGCTACACCGCCGAAGATGGCTTTGAGATCTACATCCCCAGCGACGAAGCGACCAGCGCCGACGTGTGGCAGAAGGTCTTCGCGGCTGGAGAAGAGTTCGGCATCGTCCCGGCAGGCCTGGGCGCGCGCAACACGCTGCGCCTCGAGGGCAGCATGGCGCTCTACGGCCACGAGATCTCCGACGAGATCAACGTCTTTGAAGCGGGCCTGAACCGTTACTGCAAGCTCGACAAGGAATCCGACTTCGTGGGCAAGGCAGCCCTGCTCGCAGCTTCCACTAGCGAGCCCAAGCGCAAGCTGGTGGGCCTGGAGATGGTCGATCGCGGCATCGCGCGCGACGGCTACCTCGTCCGGACGCTGGAAGGCGAAGAGATTGGCGTCGTCACCAGCGGCTCCCCCTCACCCACGCTAAAGAAGAACATCGCCATGGCCTTCGTGCCGCCCGCGGAAGCAACACTGGACAATGTGGTCGCTGTAGAGATTCGCGGCAACCTGGTGAAGGCAAAGGTTGTGCCGACGCCGTTCTATAAGCGTGTCCGCACACCGAAGCCAGCGGCGGCAGCAACCGCGTAA
- the glgC gene encoding glucose-1-phosphate adenylyltransferase encodes MKDTLGVLLAGGAGERLFPLTKDRAKPAVPFGGQYRIIDITLSNCINSDLRRVYIMTQYKALSLNRHIREGWGPVVANELGEFIEILPPMQRVNRNWYQGTADAVYQNIYSIGSEEPKYVIILSGDHIYKMNYGKMMEHHCATGAACTIATLPVDPNEVAGFGVVEVSSKGEVIGFQEKPKTTNVRSPFNPEKVDASMGIYIFNTDVLLPELLADAEDNDSKHDFGHNILPKLLGRYKVAAYNFVDENRKEALYWRDVGTLDAYYEANLDIASVSPIFNLYDKSWPMRTRPTQYPPAKFVFGEMGRTGMAINSVVSPGCVISGSAVRGSVLSQDVRVNSFSDIDSSVIFTHVNIGRHCRIRRCIIDRDCHIPDGTVIGYDQAEDRKKYHVTPSGLTVVTRDGSHYENPVSPEFMQTM; translated from the coding sequence ATGAAGGACACACTTGGAGTGCTGTTGGCTGGCGGTGCCGGCGAACGCTTGTTCCCACTGACCAAAGACCGCGCCAAACCGGCCGTACCCTTTGGTGGACAATACCGCATCATCGACATCACGCTGTCCAACTGCATTAACAGCGACCTGCGCCGGGTCTACATCATGACGCAGTACAAAGCGCTGTCGCTCAATCGGCACATTCGCGAAGGCTGGGGGCCGGTGGTGGCGAACGAACTCGGTGAATTCATCGAGATCCTGCCGCCCATGCAGCGCGTGAACCGCAACTGGTATCAGGGCACTGCCGACGCGGTCTACCAGAACATCTACTCCATCGGTTCGGAAGAGCCGAAGTACGTGATCATCCTGTCGGGCGACCATATCTACAAGATGAACTACGGCAAGATGATGGAGCACCACTGCGCTACGGGCGCAGCGTGCACCATCGCAACACTGCCGGTCGACCCGAATGAGGTCGCGGGCTTCGGTGTCGTGGAGGTCAGCAGCAAGGGCGAGGTGATCGGCTTCCAGGAGAAGCCGAAGACCACGAACGTGCGCTCGCCCTTTAATCCGGAGAAGGTGGATGCCTCGATGGGCATCTACATCTTCAACACGGACGTGCTGCTGCCGGAACTGCTGGCGGATGCCGAAGATAACGACTCCAAGCACGACTTCGGCCACAACATCCTGCCGAAGCTGCTGGGCCGGTACAAGGTCGCTGCGTACAACTTTGTCGATGAGAACCGTAAAGAGGCTCTCTACTGGCGCGACGTGGGTACGCTCGACGCCTATTACGAGGCGAACCTCGACATCGCATCCGTGTCGCCGATCTTCAATCTCTATGACAAGAGCTGGCCGATGCGTACGCGTCCCACGCAGTATCCGCCGGCGAAGTTCGTCTTCGGCGAGATGGGCCGTACCGGTATGGCAATCAACTCGGTTGTTTCGCCGGGCTGCGTCATCTCGGGTTCAGCGGTGCGAGGCAGCGTGCTGTCGCAGGATGTGCGCGTGAATTCGTTCTCGGACATTGATTCTTCCGTGATCTTTACGCACGTGAACATCGGTCGCCACTGCCGTATTCGCCGTTGCATTATCGATCGCGATTGCCACATTCCGGACGGTACCGTCATCGGTTACGACCAGGCGGAGGACCGCAAGAAGTACCACGTAACGCCCAGCGGCCTGACGGTCGTGACGCGCGATGGCTCGCACTACGAGAACCCGGTAAGTCCCGAGTTCATGCAGACGATGTAA
- the tatA gene encoding twin-arginine translocase TatA/TatE family subunit: MLNDLFQPMHLLIIGLVVVVFFGGKKLPELGKGLGEGLKGFKEGLKGVTDDAKNDAHIVTPTPTETKSESKETVAK; encoded by the coding sequence ATGCTCAACGATCTGTTCCAGCCCATGCACCTGCTCATCATCGGCCTGGTAGTGGTGGTTTTCTTCGGCGGCAAGAAGTTGCCGGAGCTTGGCAAAGGTCTCGGCGAAGGTCTGAAGGGCTTCAAGGAAGGCCTGAAGGGCGTGACCGACGATGCCAAGAATGACGCGCACATCGTGACGCCGACGCCGACTGAGACGAAGTCGGAATCCAAGGAAACCGTCGCGAAGTAA
- a CDS encoding polyphosphate kinase 2 family protein: protein MKIRSPYLIPPHTKVRLKQHDPSDTGKYKDQDAAKIDLEKHRDRLDKLQEVLYAGAERGLLIVLQGMDTAGKDGTIRHIFSGVNPQGCDVTPFKVPTPLEAHHDFLWRCHFAVPQRGMIGIFNRSHYEDVLSPRVHGHMKDKTAMEHMQQINDFESMLVDNGIAVLKFFLHISPEEQKRRLQSRSDDTSKHWKLSASDFAERKFWPDYQRYYEEIFTHTSHKHAPWFVIPSDNKWFRNVAISNILADAMDGMKLKYPAVSVDVSTLKL from the coding sequence TTGAAGATCCGTTCGCCCTACCTGATTCCGCCGCATACGAAGGTTCGCCTGAAGCAGCACGATCCCAGCGACACCGGCAAGTACAAGGATCAGGATGCCGCCAAGATCGACCTGGAGAAGCATCGTGACCGGCTCGACAAGCTGCAGGAGGTCCTTTACGCAGGCGCCGAGCGTGGATTGCTTATCGTGCTGCAGGGCATGGATACCGCGGGCAAGGATGGCACCATCCGGCATATCTTTTCAGGTGTCAATCCGCAGGGCTGCGATGTAACGCCATTCAAGGTGCCAACGCCGCTGGAGGCGCACCACGACTTTCTTTGGCGCTGTCACTTCGCCGTGCCGCAACGCGGCATGATCGGCATCTTCAACCGCTCGCATTACGAGGACGTGCTGTCTCCGCGGGTTCATGGCCACATGAAGGACAAGACCGCCATGGAGCACATGCAGCAGATCAATGACTTCGAGTCCATGCTGGTCGACAACGGCATCGCTGTGCTGAAGTTCTTCCTGCACATTTCCCCGGAAGAGCAGAAGCGCCGCCTGCAGTCCCGCAGCGATGACACGTCCAAGCACTGGAAACTATCTGCATCGGACTTCGCAGAACGGAAGTTCTGGCCAGATTACCAGCGCTACTACGAGGAGATCTTCACGCACACCAGCCACAAGCACGCTCCGTGGTTCGTGATCCCCTCAGACAACAAGTGGTTCCGCAACGTGGCCATCTCGAACATCCTTGCGGACGCCATGGACGGGATGAAGTTGAAGTATCCGGCGGTAAGCGTGGATGTCTCTACGCTGAAGCTGTAG
- a CDS encoding DMT family transporter: MHLFEANAVLGLLAAALWGGGDFAGSIAVKRAGGAIRGALSVILIGHLLSLAVVSALATHAGDTFPHGAPLWWGICGGAISSIALVAFYIALASGHMGSAAAVSGLLCAAVPAIVSGVTEGAPGWRRLLGFALAGAAIWLIASASTHGETASRRAVVLATLSGLGFGIYFVSLKLAGTAGVLWPMGSARIGSAATAAVLLAGMTFLSRGAASGSENGHRMKTLIWIVGGAALDTCGNLSFLAATRAGRLDVAAVLASIYPASTILLAAAVLKERTSTRQRWGMLLALPAVVLITL, translated from the coding sequence ATGCACCTGTTTGAGGCGAACGCTGTCCTCGGTCTGCTCGCCGCTGCCCTCTGGGGTGGCGGCGACTTTGCTGGGTCCATCGCCGTCAAGCGCGCCGGCGGTGCAATTCGCGGCGCCCTCTCGGTCATCCTGATCGGCCATCTGCTAAGCCTCGCCGTCGTATCCGCGCTCGCCACGCACGCAGGCGATACCTTCCCGCACGGCGCGCCGCTCTGGTGGGGCATCTGCGGCGGCGCCATCTCCAGCATCGCCCTGGTGGCCTTCTATATCGCACTTGCCAGTGGACACATGGGCTCTGCCGCAGCCGTCAGCGGCCTGCTGTGTGCTGCGGTCCCCGCCATCGTGTCTGGAGTGACCGAGGGCGCGCCCGGTTGGCGCAGGCTGCTGGGCTTCGCTCTCGCGGGCGCGGCGATCTGGCTGATCGCCAGCGCCAGCACGCACGGTGAGACCGCCTCACGACGTGCGGTGGTACTCGCCACACTCAGCGGCCTGGGGTTCGGCATCTACTTTGTCTCACTCAAGCTCGCGGGCACGGCGGGCGTCCTGTGGCCCATGGGCTCGGCACGCATCGGCAGCGCGGCCACGGCAGCTGTCCTGCTGGCGGGAATGACCTTTCTGTCGCGAGGTGCAGCTTCCGGCTCAGAGAACGGTCACCGTATGAAAACCCTGATCTGGATCGTCGGTGGCGCAGCTCTGGATACCTGCGGCAACCTGAGCTTCCTCGCCGCCACACGCGCAGGTCGCCTGGATGTCGCGGCGGTGCTGGCGTCGATCTATCCGGCGTCCACGATCCTGCTGGCGGCCGCAGTGCTGAAGGAACGGACATCCACCCGGCAGCGCTGGGGCATGTTGCTGGCGCTGCCCGCGGTTGTGCTGATCACGCTGTAG